The Faecalibaculum rodentium genome segment TGACGGCTCCCGATCCGGTCAGTTTCGTGATCTCCAGCATGGCGCCGGGTGCGAACTCGTTCAGTGTCATGCCTGTGCCTCCTGGACCATGATCCTTCTGGCCATGGAAGCGTCCAGTGCCAGGCGGCTGCCCTTGACCTCCACAATAAGATTTCCGGCAATTTCCTGCTTGACGGTCACCAGAGACTGAGGGGAAAAGCCCAGATCCGCCAGGTGGCTGCGCACCTTGAGCGGCCCGGATATCCGGCAGACTGTCATGGGTCTGTCTTTTTCTGCATACATCAGCGGCATCATATGTCTCCTTCCGAATTAGCTTTCTCTAACTAATGTTAATATACACTAATTACGGTTAGATACAACAAACATCTTGGGAATGTCATCCCATTTTTCCGCTTTTTGGCCTTCCAGAAGCTGATGATGCTCCAATTCCGGGACGAATTCATGTCTGATATGGAGACAGGACGCCATTCTGACCGCCGGGGATTCAAGCCGGGATTCCACCAGGACTGTGTGGTCATGACACGCCAGGGGCTTTTGAGCATCCGGCCGGCCCGATTACAGTATATGGATGCCGGACTCAGGAGGATGTCTATGATTCTGGACGCCAAAATCACCGGTACACACATTGAACTGCTTCATGAAGACAAAGCCCGGAAGAAAGCCGTGGAAATAGTGCCGGTACAGGCCCGGCACCGGAGTGACAGTGCGTTTCCGGCCGGTGCTGCCCTGATGGACGAACAGCCGGAATCTTCGGATATGTCACTGCTCATGAACCTGTCCCGGTCCTTTCTGCAGGATCTTTCCGAAGATCAGTTTGTGTACACGAGAAACCGGCACGGTGCCGCACTTTCCCTGCCTGGAGCATCAGAAATCGGCGAGAGTCTGGATGACGGGATCCATTCCCGGTTTCTATTTCCGGAAACTCTCAATACACTGTACCGGGCATTCTCCGAAGATCTGCAGCGATAGGCCAGCCGGTCAACATTCCTAAGCCTGATCCGGCTGCTCCGGGACAAAAACCTCAAGCAGATCTGCGACCAGATCGTTTTCAGGTCGTCCTTCTGTCCGTTCGTGCTCATCCGACAGTAGCCGATGACCTTTCTGTGGGGCTGGATCCACCGTGTGCCCGTCTCCTATGATCTTGTCCACCATCAACTGCACTCATGGAATGGCATCTTCAAAAAAAACAGGTTCATGCAGGCATCGTTGAACAGGCTGGCCTCTTTCAGCGCCTTTTCCAGAAGTGAGCGCCATTGCTCATCGCTCAGGTGTTTTCGTGCATTACGCGAACCAGATTCAGGTGGTGCCCATTGTTTCTCTTCAGACTTCACATTCAGTTTCCTTTCCTGTCCTGCACTTCAGGCATAACCATTATCTGGTTCAGGCACCACTATTATCTCACCTGTTGTTGCCGATAATAATCATAATTCATGCTATAATCCTCTATTAGTTTACACCGACAATTCCATTTATGATTACTGATACCGAAAGAGAACACAAACCTGCGCACCATGCTCCGCCCCTGTGAAGCCAAAAAAAAACACCCGTTGCCGGGTGCGGTGTTCTGCTTACGCCTTTTCCAGAGCAGCCTTTGCCTCGTCGCAGACCTTCGTGAAGCCTTCTGCGTCGTGGATGGCCATTTCGGACAGCATCTTGCGGTTGATCTGGATGTCAGCCAGCTTCAGACCGTGCATCAGCTTGTTGTAGCTCATGTCGTTCATGCGGGCTGCAGCGTTGATACGCGCGATCCAGATTTTGCGCATGTTGCCCTTGAGCTTGCGACGGTCATTGTATGCATACTTGAAAGAATGCATGACCTGCTCATTGGCAGTTTTGTACAGTGTGTGCTTAGAGCCGAAGTAGCCTTTGGCCAGCTTCAGGACTCTTTTTCTTCTTCTGCGGGATACAGTTCCGCCTTTTACTCGTGCCATTTATAGTTCCTCCCTTGCTTATTTCACCAGCAGCGACTTGATGCGCTTGTAATCCGTCGGGTTTACCAGACCGCTCTTGGCCAGGTGACGGCGCTGTTTCTTGGTCTTGCCGTGGAAACGGTGGGATGTGTATGCGTGGTGACGCTTCAGTTTGCCGGACCCGGTCTTTTTGACCCGCTTGTTCAGTCCGCGGTGGCTCTTCATCTTAGGCATTGTCAGTTCCTCCTTGCTTATCCGTTGTTTTTTTCTTCTTGGGCGCCAGGATCAGGGACATGGTGTTCCCCTCCATGGACGGACGCTTCTCGATCAGATACCCGATCTCTTCATCCTTCGCCAGTTCATCCAGGAACTGGTTCATGATCTGCCGTCCAACCTCCTGACGTGTCATCATCCGGCCACGGAACCGCATATCAACCTTGACCTTCATGCCCGATCCCAGCCATTTTTTCGCCTGCTTCACCTTGGTTTCAAAGTCATGGGTGTCCACGACCGGAGACAGACGGAGAGCTTTCAGTTCGACAGTGTGCTGCTTGCGTTTTGACTCTTTGGCTTTTTTCTGCTGTTCGAAGTGATAGCGTCCGTAATCGAGGACCTTGCAGACCGCCGGACGCGCCTTCGGGGCAACGCACAGCAGATCCAGGTTCTGGCGGTAGGCGATTTCCAGCGCCTCCCTGCGGGGCATGACCCCCAGCTGATTTCCATCTGCGTCGATTACGAGTACTTCTCTGAAGGGAATCTTTTCATTGAACATGTCAGTGTTGACATTGTTCGGGGCAACTCTTCTGTTATTGATATCCGATACCTGCCTTTCGTTAAAAAAAACGGGCACACGAAGGCACCCTGTTAACTGCAAAATCACATTGATCTGGCATTGACCCATGCGCCTAACGCATCAGGTGAGAAGGGGTGCTTCTGTCTTTCCATTTCTTTACCTGTCAAGAATACCAGAAACCCACCACATCTGTAAACCTGAAAACACCGGTTTGTGCAAAAACTTTGGCTGATGAATTGCCAACGCAGCCGCTGCCCCAGGCCATCCTTCATGAAACCATACACCTGGGACTGTCCGGGGCGCGTCTGGCACGGCCATGGTCATCCCATGTCTGTGTCAGTGGCAGCCCCCATGATCCGGGCCACCAGCTGTGTACGCCGAAAGGGCATCATGATGTACCAGCCGTCACAATACGCATCCACTGCCCGCATCACATCCAGACTCAGCCTGAGCGCCAGGTCCTCGGATTCTTCACGATTCAGGCCCGCATACAGCCCGGGGATCCGCTCATCCAGCTCGATGCCCGACACTTCGTTTTGCAGGTACAGAGCGTTGCGTTCGCTCACCACCGGGAATATCCCTGCCAGGATCCGGCAGTCCAGTTCCTCATGCGCCCGCTTCAGGTTTTCCAGTCCCCGTTCAGACAGCACCGGCTGTGTCAGCAGCACCTGCACCCCATTGGCGATTTTCTCCTTCGCCAGCCGCAGCTGGATGTCGAAATTCCGGGCATTCACATTCAGTGCCCCCATCACGCACATCGGCGTCTGCAGGACGGTTTCGTTCAGGACCTGAATGTATGCAGCCAGGCGCCGGGAGTTGAAATTGTACACCTGGCGTACCTCGCTGCGGTCTTCCTCGCACACCGGATCCCCCGTCACCACCAGACACTGATGGACCCCGAAGGCCGACAGTCCTGTCACCAGGCTGCGGATCGCGTTGCGGTTCTTGTCGCGGCACGCAATGTGCGGCAGCATGAGCATGTCTTCCTGACTTGCGGCCAGGGCCGACAGCATGCACGAATCCGCCCTGGGTCTTCCGACGGGGTTGTCCGATACCGTGATCACATCCGCTCCGGCGTTTTTCAGGCGCTTGACAGCCGCCAGCCACGGCAGGACATCATCCGTGGCAGGGGGATCGGCTTCCACAAATATCGGTTTGCTCTCTCTTTCAAACAGCGCCATGAGGGCGTTGTCCGGACAGCGCTTCACAAAGCCGGCATCCTTCTCCGGTTCCGGCAGATCATCCTGCTGCCAGTCCGCCTGGTCCAGAGACCGCGACAGGGCCTGAATGTGCTCCGGTGTGGTGCCACAGCAGCCACCCACAGAAATGCCCCTGGCATAAAGCGGGGCAAGGACCTGAGCAAAGTAGTCCGGCTGAGCCGTGAAGGTCATCCGGTGGCCGGTCACCGACGGGCTCCCTGCATTGGGCCGCACCACCAGAGGCCTGTCCCAATGCAAAGACTCCACGAGTTTCACCATCCCGGCCGGTCCCTGCAGACAGTTGAGGCCCAGGCCATCCACCAGCGGCGTGGCTTCCTCAAACAGGGGCTGCACTTCCAGACCCGCCCGGGTGAGCCCATCTGCTTCCACCGCGAAGCTGACAACGATCTGCGCCCCAGGAACCGTCTCGCGGATCCGGTCAATCGCCGGACGAAGCGGAGCCAACTCGGCCTGTGTCTCGAACAGGAACCGGTTTACACCGCACGCCGCAAAGGCATCCACCAGTGACAGCATCCGTTCCGGATGCCCCGGATCCGCCGGACCCAGACTCGCATAGAGCGGCACCGTGCATCCTGCTTCTGCCATGGCCACCCGCGCATTGTTCACCGCCGCCGATACCAGGGGCAGGGTCATTTCAGACTCCACCAGCGGCAGGGCAAAGGTATTTGTCAACAGGCACTGTGCGCCCGCCTCCAGGTATCTGCCATGAATCGAGCGGATCGCCTCCGGGTTCGTGGCATTCGCCGCCTCCACCAGATCACTCGACATCCCTGTTGACTGTGCATACAGCGTACCCATTGCCCCGTCAAACAGCCGCGGCAGTTCTTGTGCCATTTGTTCCTTATATATATCCATGATCGATTCCTTTCCCGTTTCCCTCCTGCCGATGCTGGCATCCCCTCCGGCTGACCAGCCCTGCTCAAGGCAGGTATGGTCAGCTGCAGGGTGCGGATGGTCGAACGCCTTCCGGTTCTTCTCTGTCTGCGAATGATGTCAGGATGTGGCTGGATTCACCCTTTGTCCTGATCACCGGCGAACACTTCCCTCGCCGCTGCGCAGTCCGCCATGGCGTCTTCGCAATAATACTCCGCGCCAATGCTCCGGGCGTATTCGGGCGTCACCACTGCCCCGCCCACCATGATCTTCGGGGGATTGTCCAGGGCTTTGAGCCGCTTCACCGTTTCTTCCATGGCCGGCAGCGTGGTGGTCATCAATGCGGAGAGTCCGACCAGGCGGATGTCCTGTTCCAGGACCGTGTCCACAATGACCTGCGGATCCACATCCCTTCCCAGGTCCAGCACCTGATAGCCATAGGTTTCGAGGATTGTCGAAGCGATGTTTTTCCCGATATCGTGGATGTCCCCCTTCACCGTGGCCATGACGATCTTGTGACCGGAACCGGCTTCCTGTCCCAGTCCGGCATTTTTTGCCTTGATTTTGGCGAATACCGCCTGGGCAGCCCCGGCCGCCTGGAGCAGCTGGGGCAGGAAGATGCGCTGCGCCTCATAGTCCTTCCCCACTTTGTCCAGCGCCGGAATGAGTTCCCGTTCCGTCAGTTCCAGCGAATCATGTGTCTGCAGATAGTCTCTGGCCAGTTCGGCCGCTGTTTCCTTCAGCCCTTTCCGGATTGCCTGCGAGAGCGGGCTGCCATCCGTCAGATCCGCCGCTTCCGGTGTTTTTTCTTTGGATACAGCCTGCCCCGTTTCATGGGGACTTGCCGCGATGAAGTGTTCGGCGTTTTCGTCCTGCCCGCTCAGGACCAGGAAGGCATCCAGGGCGTTGCGGATCGGTGCCGAATTCACATTCACGATCGGCAGCCGCAGTCCCGCCGTCATGGCCATGGTCAGGAAGGTACTGG includes the following:
- a CDS encoding FeoA family protein — translated: MYAEKDRPMTVCRISGPLKVRSHLADLGFSPQSLVTVKQEIAGNLIVEVKGSRLALDASMARRIMVQEAQA
- the rplT gene encoding 50S ribosomal protein L20 — protein: MARVKGGTVSRRRRKRVLKLAKGYFGSKHTLYKTANEQVMHSFKYAYNDRRKLKGNMRKIWIARINAAARMNDMSYNKLMHGLKLADIQINRKMLSEMAIHDAEGFTKVCDEAKAALEKA
- the rpmI gene encoding 50S ribosomal protein L35 encodes the protein MPKMKSHRGLNKRVKKTGSGKLKRHHAYTSHRFHGKTKKQRRHLAKSGLVNPTDYKRIKSLLVK
- the infC gene encoding translation initiation factor IF-3, with the protein product MFNEKIPFREVLVIDADGNQLGVMPRREALEIAYRQNLDLLCVAPKARPAVCKVLDYGRYHFEQQKKAKESKRKQHTVELKALRLSPVVDTHDFETKVKQAKKWLGSGMKVKVDMRFRGRMMTRQEVGRQIMNQFLDELAKDEEIGYLIEKRPSMEGNTMSLILAPKKKKTTDKQGGTDNA
- a CDS encoding homocysteine S-methyltransferase family protein yields the protein MAQELPRLFDGAMGTLYAQSTGMSSDLVEAANATNPEAIRSIHGRYLEAGAQCLLTNTFALPLVESEMTLPLVSAAVNNARVAMAEAGCTVPLYASLGPADPGHPERMLSLVDAFAACGVNRFLFETQAELAPLRPAIDRIRETVPGAQIVVSFAVEADGLTRAGLEVQPLFEEATPLVDGLGLNCLQGPAGMVKLVESLHWDRPLVVRPNAGSPSVTGHRMTFTAQPDYFAQVLAPLYARGISVGGCCGTTPEHIQALSRSLDQADWQQDDLPEPEKDAGFVKRCPDNALMALFERESKPIFVEADPPATDDVLPWLAAVKRLKNAGADVITVSDNPVGRPRADSCMLSALAASQEDMLMLPHIACRDKNRNAIRSLVTGLSAFGVHQCLVVTGDPVCEEDRSEVRQVYNFNSRRLAAYIQVLNETVLQTPMCVMGALNVNARNFDIQLRLAKEKIANGVQVLLTQPVLSERGLENLKRAHEELDCRILAGIFPVVSERNALYLQNEVSGIELDERIPGLYAGLNREESEDLALRLSLDVMRAVDAYCDGWYIMMPFRRTQLVARIMGAATDTDMG